A region of the Amycolatopsis sp. cg13 genome:
TGGGGTACTCGCGGGAGGAGTTGTGGGTGGGGTAGTTGTGGGCGAGTTAGTCGGGGGCGGGTTTGCGGGGGAGGCTCGGCACGCAACTGTGTTTTTGGCGTCGGCTTCGCCGCCGCGCGCGGGATTGCTTTTAGCCGGCGTTTTGGGGTGAGCGGCGGGAGGGGCCTTCGGCCTGTCCCGCCGCTCACCCCAAAACGCCGGCGCAATCCCGCGGTGGTGGTCCGGAAGGGGAGTTAGGGGCTCAGTGCATTCGGAGAGTGGCGGGGGTGGCTGGTTGGTGACCGGAGTGATGGATTAAACAGGGCTGGTTCGGTGATGTGGGCAACCTCGGCTGGCGTTTGCAGCGCGTAACCGGCAGACTGAACGCGCTGTGAGGGGAGTATTCCTTCGCGGCGGTGTCGTCAGCACGGTGACCCGGGCGAGCATTCGCTGAGGTCCCCGGCACCGTCGGCCGGTTCGCACCGGCGGGAGAGACCTCCGGTTAGTTGCTGCTGCGCACTATCCGGAGGTTTCTGAGATGACTGTCCCCCTGTGGCTGTGGTTCGCGACAGTCGGCGGGCTGCTCGCGCTCATCGCGATCGACCTGGTGATCGTCGACCACAAGCCGCACGCGGTGACCACCGGCGAGGCCGCTCGCTGGGTGATTTTCTACATCGCCTGCGCCGTCCTGTTCGGCGCGGGCGTCTGGTACTTCGCCGGGCACGACCCCGGAGTCCAGTTCTTCACCGGGTACATCACCGAGTACTCGCTGAGCGTGGACAACCTCTTCATCTTCATGATCATCATGACGTCGTTCAAGGTGCCCGCGATCCACCAGCACCGCGTGCTGCTCGTCGGCATCCTGCTCGCGCTGGGCATGCGGAGCGTGTTCATCGCGGTCGGCGCGGCGCTGATCAACCAGTTCGTGTGGGTCTTCTTCGTCTTCGGCGCGGTGCTCGTGTGGACCGCGATCAGCATGCTGCGCGGCAACGGCGACGAGGAGGAGTACCAGGAGAACGCGCTCACCCGCTGGGTGCGCAAGCTGTTCCCGGTCACCGACGACTACCACGGCCACAAGTACCTGGTGAAGGAAGGCGGCAAGCGGAAGATCACCCCGATGCTGCTGGTGATCATCGCGATCGGCTCGGCCGACCTGCTGTTCGCGGTGGACTCCATCCCGGCGATCTTCGGCATCACCCAGGAGGCGTTCCTCGTCTTCACCGCCAACGCGTTCGCGCTGATGGGACTGCGGCAGCTGTACTTCCTGCTCGGCGGGCTCGTCACGAAGCTCGTCTACCTCAGCTACGGCCTCGCGGTGATCCTCGCCTTCATCGGCGCGAAGCTGGTCGTGCACGCGCTGCACGAGTACCACCTCGCGCCGGACTGGCTCGACATCAGCAACTGGATGTCCCTCGGCGTCATCGTCGTGGTCCTCACCGTCACCACCGTGCTGAGCCTGGCGAAGGCCAAGCGCGACGAACAGCGGGCGGTAGAGGCGAAATAGGTCGTTTGCCTTGCTAAGGATCGGGTACGGTCGTCGGCATGCGTCCTGCCGACATCGAAGTCCTCGCCGTACCCGGCCGTCCCGCGCTGCGCGGTGACCTCCTGCTCGCCGCGGTGAGCAGTCCCGACCTGGAAGCCGACCAGTACCGCAGCGCGATCCGCCGGATCTCGCTGTCCGGCGGCGAAACTCCGTGGACGCACGGTCCGCGCGACTCCGCTCCGGCGATCTCGCCGGACGGCCGCTGGGTCGCGTTCCTGCGCGCCGGAGACGGCAAGGGTGCCGAAGGCAGCCCGCAGGTGCACGTGATGCCGGTCGACGGCGGCGAGGCCC
Encoded here:
- a CDS encoding TerC family protein, which codes for MTVPLWLWFATVGGLLALIAIDLVIVDHKPHAVTTGEAARWVIFYIACAVLFGAGVWYFAGHDPGVQFFTGYITEYSLSVDNLFIFMIIMTSFKVPAIHQHRVLLVGILLALGMRSVFIAVGAALINQFVWVFFVFGAVLVWTAISMLRGNGDEEEYQENALTRWVRKLFPVTDDYHGHKYLVKEGGKRKITPMLLVIIAIGSADLLFAVDSIPAIFGITQEAFLVFTANAFALMGLRQLYFLLGGLVTKLVYLSYGLAVILAFIGAKLVVHALHEYHLAPDWLDISNWMSLGVIVVVLTVTTVLSLAKAKRDEQRAVEAK